The Brassica oleracea var. oleracea cultivar TO1000 chromosome C6, BOL, whole genome shotgun sequence genome includes a region encoding these proteins:
- the LOC106297583 gene encoding uncharacterized protein LOC106297583: protein MEDVLSRAWAQVKWEEDIASRAKAQPKQDQRSARSDRGDREERSSQKGSKDSGIRNRGRFQYRPQEKEEGMSVSTWPDISHLSISTPELVNALRQMGQQVKWPPKMKAPDSFWNPEFWCDFHRDHGRKTEDCIALRIEVNELLQKGHLREFLSEKAKAHLSKETAGNSKGAAPTSPPRQNRVINVISGGSEVSGVSHAAANKSTRNAKHGLEMTQSKLLLLGTDEISFTVKEQEKILAPHHDALVISLTVVNCLVKRILVDNGSSSNIIFQRAYQDLGLEERALTRKVTPLIGFSGDVKQTAGVAILPVYTEGVNMSTKFLVVDCQSAYNMILGRPWIHDMGAVPSTLHQMVKFPTPWGHQSNQGRPRELSILLPDHPEGEDQGLIAITEKTSDPSDPANPGIRGQ, encoded by the coding sequence ATGGAAGATGTGCTGTCCCGAGCCTGGGCACAGGTGAAGTGGGAGGAAGATATTGCTAGCCGTGCCAAGGCTCAACCAAAGCAGGACCAAAGGTCAGCCCGATCAGATCGAGGAGACCGAGAGGAAAGATCCTCCCAAAAAGGATCCAAGGACTCCGGTATTAGAAACCGGGGCAGGTTCCAGTACCGGCCTCAAGAGAAGGAAGAAGGAATGTCGGTATCTACCTGGCCCGATATCTCTCATCTCTCAATATCAACACCAGAGCTGGTCAACGCACTGAGGCAGATGGGCCAACAGGTTAAGTGGCCTCCAAAGATGAAAGCACCGGATTCGTTCTGGAACCCGGAATTCTGGTGCGACTTCCACCGCGATCATGGCCGCAAAACCGAAGACTGCATCGCCCTAAGGATCGAGGTCAACGAATTACTCCAAAAGGGACATCTCCGAGAATTCCTCTCAGAGAAAGCCAAGGCCCACCTCAGCAAAGAAACAGCAGGGAACTCCAAAGGAGCTGCACCAACCTCACCACCTCGCCAAAATCGGGTGATCAATGTCATATCCGGAGGCTCGGAAGTAAGCGGAGTAAGCCACGCAGCCGCAAATAAAAGTACCCGTAACGCTAAGCATGGTCTGGAAATGACCCAATCGAAGCTCCTACTTCTAGGCACCGATGAGATAAGCTTCACAGTTAAGGAGCAAGAGAAGATCCTAGCTCCCCACCATGATGCCCTAGTTATCTCTCTCACTGTAGTGAACTGCTTGGTGAAAAGAATACTAGTAGACAACGGCAGCTCAAGCAACATTATCTTCCAGAGGGCGTACCAAGATCTGGGGCTGGAGGAGAGAGCCCTGACGCGAAAGGTAACCCCACTCATCGGATTCAGCGGCGATGTCAAGCAAACCGCCGGAGTGGCTATCCTCCCAGTATACACTGAAGGAGTCAACATGTCTACCAAATTCCTGGTCGTAGATTGCCAATCAGCATATAACATGATCTTGGGACGACCCTGGATTCACGACATGGGAGCAGTCCCTTCAACCCTTCATCAGATGGTGAAGTTTCCTACACCCTGGGGGCATCAGAGTAATCAGGGGAGGCCAAGAGAACTCTCGATCCTACTACCAGACCACCCTGAAGGGGAAGACCAAGGTCTTATAGCAATTACAGAGAAAACCTCGGACCCCTCGGACCCCGCGAACCCCGGGATCAGAGGTCAATGA